A window of the Salvelinus fontinalis isolate EN_2023a chromosome 14, ASM2944872v1, whole genome shotgun sequence genome harbors these coding sequences:
- the LOC129810976 gene encoding small glutamine-rich tetratricopeptide repeat-containing protein alpha-like, translated as MTDTKRLAFSIIHFLHDQLGSGSLSSDAQESLEVAVQCLETAFNVSTNDQTLAVTQTLPEIFASATLKHPNTLHVNINTATDSPTEEEEAEAERLKTDGNDQMRVENYGAAVEFYSKAIAMNPQNGVYYCNRAAAYSKLGNYAGAVQDCELAIGIDPNYSKAYGRMGLALASLNKHTEAVSYYKKALELDPENDTYKSNLKIAEQKMETPSPTGGVGGVDLAGLLSNPGFMNMASGLMNNPQVQQLMSGMMSGAYGPMGPPAASGVGPGPGLGAGPGPVPGLGLGAGPAAGVGVGGAGPGDISGLIQAGQQFAQQMQQQNPELIEQLRSQIRSRPSSASNDEQP; from the exons ATGACTGACACAAAGCGTCTTGCCTTCTCCATCATTCACTTTCTTCATGATCAACTGGGCTCTGGGAGTCTATCATCAGATGCTCAGGAAAGTTTAGAAG TTGCAGTCCAATGCCTGGAGACCGCCTTTAATGTCTCGACCAACGACCAGAccctagctgtcactcaaacgtTACCAGAGATTTTTGCCTCTGCGACACTGAAG CATCCAAACACCCTCCACGTGAATATAAACACAGCCACAGATTCCcccactgaggaggaagaggcagaggctGAGCGACTCAAAACTGATG GTAATGATCAAATGAGGGTTGAGAACTATGGGGCAGCTGTGGAATTCTACTCAAAGGCTATTGCCATGAACCCCCAGAATGGAGTTTACTACTGCAACAG GGCTGCTGCATACAGCAAACTAGGCAACTACGCTGGAGCAGTGCAGGACTGTGAACTTGCCATTGGGATTGACCCAAACTACAGCAAAGCGTATGGAAGAATGGG TTTGGCTCTAGCCAGtttaaacaaacacacagaagCTGTAAGTTATTACAAAAAAGCCCTGGAGTTGGACCCAGAGAACGACACCTACAAATCCAACCTGAAAATAGCAGAGCAGAAAATGGAGACTCCAAGCCCA acagggggagtgggaggAGTTGATCTGGCTGGTTTGCTCAGTAACCCTGGTTTCATGAACATG GCATCTGGTTTGATGAACAACCCACAAGTACAGCAACT GATGTCGGGGATGATGTCAGGGGCTTACGGGCCAATGGGACCTCCAGCAGCGTCTGGAGTAGGGCCAGGGCCTGGCTTAGGTGCAGGACCAGGGCCtgtaccagggttagggttgggagccGGACCGGCTGCAGGAGTTGGAGTAGGGGGAGCGGGTCCGGGAGACATCTCTGGTCTCATCCAAGC GGGCCAACAATTTGCGCAGCAGATGCAACAACAGAACCCAGAGCTAATTGAACAGCTGAGGAGTCAAATTCGCAGCCGGCCGTCTAGCGCTAGCAACGATGAGCAACCTTGA
- the LOC129810978 gene encoding zinc transporter ZIP3-like, with the protein MELVVAKVLCLLGVFALMLAGILVPVRLMIQVDYEKAQRYRKALALCNSFGGGVFLATCFNALLPAVRDKVDEVLKLVNITTDYPLAETMMMLGFFLTVFVEQAVLTFKKEKPSFIDLETFNARGSEAGSDSEYEAPFISPTRGSPVGRHHHHGHHHGHLSPTELARAGPLRLASLVLALSAHSVFEGLALGLQEDGAKLGSLFLGVGIHETLAAVALGVSVAKAALPMRDAIKLGVTVSLMIPIGIGLGMCINSAQNLAGSIASVVLQGLAAGTFLFVTFFEILSRELEDKHDRLLKVLFLILGYGVLAGLMFIKW; encoded by the exons ATGGAGCTTGTAGTGGCCAAGGTCCTTTGCCTTCTGGGAGTGTTTGCCCTCATGTTGGCTGGGATTCTTGTCCCAGTGCGACTCATGATTCAGGTGGACTATGAAAAAGCACAAAGGTACAGGAAGGCTCTTGCACTCTGCAATTCTTTTGGAGGGGGTGTATTTCTGGCCACTTGCTTCAATGCTCTTTTGCCTGCTGTACGAGACAAG GTGGATGAGGTCCTTAAACTGGTGAATATCACCACAGACTACCCACTGGCAGAGACCATGATGATGCTGGGCTTCTTCCTCACAGTCTTTGTGGAGCAGGCAGTGCTCACCTTCAAGAAGGAGAAGCCATCTTTCATTGACCTGGAAACGTTCAACGCAAGGGGCTCAGAGGCTGGTAGCGACTCTGAGTACGAAGCTCCATTCATCTCCCCCACCCGGGGCTCCCCTGTGggccgccaccaccaccatgggcaTCACCATGGACACCTCAGCCCCACCGAGCTGGCCAGAGCTGGGCCTCTACGGCTGGCCAGCCTGGTCCTGGCTCTCTCTGCCCATTCTGTGTTTGAGGGACTGGCGCTGGGCCTCCAGGAGGACGGGGCCAAGCTTGGAAGCCTCTTCCTGGGGGTGGGCATCCACGAGACCCTGGCTGCTGTGGCTCTGGGGGTGAGTGTTGCCAAAGCTGCTTTGCCCATGAGGGATGCCATCAAACTGGGTGTGACGGTCAGCCTCATGATCCCCATTGGCATCGGACTGGGCATGTGCATCAATAGTGCCCAGAACCTGGCAGGTAGTATTGCATCGGTGGTGCTCCAAGGCCTGGCTGCTGGTACTTTCCTCTTTGTCACCTTCTTTGAGATCCTGTCTCGGGAGCTGGAGGATAAACATGACAGACTGCTTAAGGTGCTCTTTCTCATACTGGGCTATGGTGTTCTAGCAGGCCTAATGTTCATCAAATGGTGA